A genomic window from Calonectris borealis chromosome 26, bCalBor7.hap1.2, whole genome shotgun sequence includes:
- the NUAK2 gene encoding NUAK family SNF1-like kinase 2, whose product MERAAGPGAALAASLAEGLIKSPRPLMKKQAVKRHHHKHNLKHRYEFLETLGKGTYGKVKKARERSGKLVAIKSIRKDKIKDEQDLVHIRREIEIMSSLNHPHIISVHEVFENSSKIVIVMEYASKGDLYDYISERQRLTEQEARHFFRQVVSAIYYCHKNGIVHRDLKLENILLDANGNIKIADFGLSNVYQQDKLLQTYCGSPLYASPEIINGRPYKGPEVDSWSLGVLLYILVHGTMPFDGHDYKTLVKQITSGDYREPTKLSDACGLIRWMLMVNPERRATIEDIATHWWVNWGYKVPVGEQELLRESESPLATVAEWLRRSSRPLLENGSKVRCFLKQHIPGVALERQRSLKKSKKENDVSHVLQEVALPPENPSKSILKRPKGILKKRNSCEQKVPGPSPPPAAPMGEAKGEDGEVAATGLTQILSSGMLPCSVGNAAVPMAVPKKGILKKPSTRESGYYSSLECCESGDVLDAGSLDLDGSVFADNPSPEQSPQGLPTRRKGILKHNGKYSSSAEPDSPPGQGFGGFGEVPLPQAPRARPSSAVSEDSILSTESFDQLDLPARVPHGGGGMRGCVSADSLLRLEEEEEVEEGRRLRRWTVTHCRSPLGESSLSLVGCDNVTEVYRRAVAISMKLS is encoded by the exons atggagcgggcggcggggccgggggcagcgctgGCCGCCTCGCTGGCCGAGGGGCTCATCAAGTCTCCGCGGCCGCTGATGAAGAAGCAGGCGGTGAAGCGGCACCACCACAAGCACAACCTCAAGCACCGCTACGAGTTCCTGGAGACGCTGGGGAAGGGCACCTACGGGAAGGTGAAGAAAGCTCGGGAGCGCTCCGGTAAACTG GTGGCTATCAAGTCAATCCGGAAAGACAAAATCAAGGATGAGCAGGACCTTGTCCATATCCGGAGAGAGATCGAAATCATGTCCTCCCTCAACCACCCCCACATCATCTCTGTCCATGAAG TTTTTGAGAATAGCAGCAAGATCGTCATCGTGATGGAGTACGCCAGCAAGGGGGACCTGTACGACTACATCAGCGAGCGGCAGCGGCTGACGGAGCAGGAGGCACGCCACTTCTTTCGGCAGGTGGTATCGGCCATCTACTACTGCCACAAG AACGGGATCGTTCACAGGGACCTGAAGCTGGAGAACATCCTTCTTGATGCAAACGGGAACATCAAG ATTGCAGACTTTGGCCTGTCCAACGTTTACCAGCAGGACAAACTCCTGCAGACTTACTGCGGCAGCCCTCTCTACGCATCCCCCGAAATCATCAACGGGAGGCCGTACAAGGGCCCGGAG GTGGACAGCTGGTCCCTGGGCGTTCTCCTCTACATCCTGGTCCACGGCACGATGCCGTTCGATGGCCACGACTACAAGACTCTGGTCAAGCAGATCACGAGCGGGGACTACCGGGAGCCCACGAAGCTGTCGG ATGCCTGCGGGCTGATCCGATGGATGCTGATGGTGAACCCGGAGCGCCGTGCCACCATCGAGGACATCGCCACGCACTGGTGGGTGAACTGGGGCTACAAAGTGCCTGTCGGGGAGCAAGAGCTGCTGCGGGAGAGCGAGTCCCCGCTGGCCACGGTGGCAGAGTGGCTTCGCCGCTCCTCCCGGCCCCTCCTGGAGAACGGCTCCAAGGTGCGATGCTTCTTAAAGCAGCACATCCCCGGCGTGGCCCTGGAGCGGCAACGTTCCCTCAAAAAGTCCAAGAAGGAGAACGACGTCTCCCACGTGCTGCAGGAGGTGGCCCTGCCCCCAGAGAACCCCTCCAAGTCCATCCTCAAGCGGCCCAAGGGCATCCTGAAGAAGAGAAACTCCTGCGAGCAGAAGGTGCCTGGCCCCAGTCCCccgccagcagcacccatgggagaaGCGAAGGGTGAGGATGGTGAGGTGGCCGCCACGGGTCTCACCCAGATCCTGTCCTCCGGGATGCTGCCTTGCAGCGTGGGTAACGCAGCGGTGCCCATGGCCGTGCCCAAGAAGGGAATACTTAAAAAGCCCTCGACGAGGGAGTCGGGGTATTACTCGTCCCTGGAGTGCTGTGAGTCCGGGGATGTCCTGGATGCGGGGAGCTTGGACCTCGATGGGAGCGTGTTTGCTGACAACCCCTCCCCGGAGCAGAGCCCCCAGGGCCTCCCCACCCGCCGGAAAGGCATCCTCAAGCACAACGGCAAGTACTCCAGCAGCGCAGAGCCGGACagcccccccgggcagggcttCGGGGGCTTCGGAGAGGTGCCCCTGCCCCaggcgccccgcgcccgcccttCCAGCGCCGTGAGCGAGGACAGCATTCTCTCCACGGAGTCCTTTGACCAGCTCGACCTGCCCGCCCGTGTCCCCCACGGTGGTGGGGGCATGCGGGGCTGCGTCTCTGCCGACAGCCTCCTCCggttggaagaggaggaggaggtggaggaaggacGCAGGCTGCGCCGCTGGACTGTGACCCATTGCCGGAGTCCCCTGGGAGAGAGCAGCTTGTCCCTGGTGGGCTGTGACAACGTCACCGAGGTCTACCGGCGTGCTGTGGCCATCAGCATGAAGCTGAGCTGA